The Zavarzinella sp. sequence AGCACTTAATGCAAATTTTACGGGTTGCCTGCTGCAGGCATTTGACTGCCAGCAGTGGAGCCTGCTCCTGCCCCTGAGGAAACACCGACGCCAGCACCTGCACCCGGAACGGCACCGCCACCCTGGGCATTCGCACCCACGCCGGCACGGACTGCGGGAGAAGGAATGACGACGCGGGGTTCCGCACCATCGATTCCGGGCACCGCTGGGTCGTGTGGAATCACCTGAAACTGGGTGGGGCGGCCAGTTGTGGTGGCAGACAGATAGCTTTTCACAGCTTCAATACGTTCGTTGTCCAGTTTCACCCGCATTTCACCATACGCACCCGGCTTTTCGGCATCGTAGGCAATATCGCGTGCAGTCTGCAGGTAGATCGTGGTGTCTGGCTGTGGCCGACGTCGGGACAACTGATCCAGTTTGTCCATTCCGGCTGCATTCAACTTGCCGGTACCACGTTCGAAATGGGTATTCCACAAGGTCTGGTCCAGCACATGGCCGTTCTGAACCTGGGGAATGAACAATTCGTGCTGCAGACGACGTGATTCGTTGCTGTAACGATCTGGCCAGCAATTGTCGGCGACTCGGTCATAACCATCGCCAGTGCAGCCAGTTGCGGCGATGCCGCTGGCAAAAACGCCAAAAACGAACAACTGTTTTAATTGTTTTCTCATCACTTTACCATCCTTGGAAAATACTGGTGGCGATCAACAACAATCAGCACCAGGTGACTCCTTCTGAAAAACCAGGTTTAACCACCTTTCAACAAACCCTTCTGAATCTGAATTGCAGCTGGTCCTACCAGCACAACAAAGATTGCCGGGAAAATAAACAACACCAGTGGGAAGATGAGCTGCACGGCAGTTTTGGCAGCTTTTTCTTCCGCAATCTGTCGGCGGCGGGTCCGCATCGAATCCGATTGCACCCGCAGTGCCTGGGCAATACTGGAACCAAAACGGTCGGCCTGGATCAGAATAGCAGCAAGTGCTTTCACATCGTCCACACCGGTCCGCACACCCAGATCGTGTAACACTTCCCTTTTAGTTCGGCCCATTTGCAACTGAACATTGGCAATGTTCAGCTCTTCGGTAATAGTTTTTGCATGATCCTTCATTTCTTCGGTAACTTTTCTCATGGCAGCATCCAGACCAAGCCCGGATTCCACGCACACCACCAGGAGGTCAAGTGCGTCCGGAAGTGTGAGAAAAATCTCCTTTTTGCGTCCCGATACCAGCATGTGCAGGCCAATCTGGGGGATGTAAAATCCTAATCCACCCGCTAACAGGCTGTAAATCAGAGCGTTCTGTGTAAATCCTTCGGTAAGCAGCATCACCCCCGCAGTGGGGATCAATACCAGACCGATGATCAGCACCCGCAGACCGTTATAGATCAGCGGTGCCGATTCACTTCGAAAACCAGCATTTGCCAGCCGGGTTTTCAGCTTATTTTTTTCCAGGTCGGATTTTCCTTCCACTGCCACGCCCAGTTGGGCAATTGCTTCCCGCAAACCAGCAAAGCGTTTGGCAGATTCGGGTTCCTCTTCCACGGGGCGGCCCTGACCCATTCGCAGGAACCGCTCTTCTGCCTTGCTCTGCTTTTTGCTGAACAAGGTTACCAGTGCCCAAACCATCCCCACCACCGTTACAAAGATGATGATGGGGGTCATTTCCGCCAGGGATACAGCCATCAGGGGGTTCATGGTGTTTACTCTCGGTGCTGTGATATTTCTTCGGGTTGATTACACTTTAATGTCAATAATTTTCTTGATGGCGTACGAGCCGATCAGCATCAGCACAATCGCACCCACACTCATCTGCACGCCCATCGGATCGGTCCACAGCAGCGAGATATAATCCGGCTTCATGAACAGCATCATAATGAACAGACCAATCGGCATCGCGATCAGCACAATTCCGGACAGACGACCTTCTGCCGTCAGTGCCTTGACCTGACCAAGGATCTTGAACCGTTCGCGAATCACGTAACCGATCCGATCAAGGATTTCTGCCAGGTCACCACCGGTTTGCCGCTGAATTGCAACCGAAGTAACAAAGAACTTCAGGTCAAGGTTCGGCACTCGTTCGCACATATTGAATAATGCTTCTTCGATCGCGACCCCATAATTCTGTTCTTCGTATACTCGCTTGAATTCCTTCGCAATCGGGTTGGGCATCTCATTGGATACCGTGTGCAGGCCAGAGGACAGTGCATGTCCTGCCCGCAACGCCCGTGCGGTTAATTCCATCGCTTCCGGCAATTGTCCGGCAAACGCTTTCAAGCGGGAAGCCCGCTTGAACCAGAGCCAGCCAAACGGCAGCACACCCAGCATTGCCGCACCAACGGGTGCCACATAAATATTGGCAAATGCTGCACTGAGCAGAGCACCCACCAGAGCAAGCCCCAACGCAATTCCAAACAGTGCGGAAGGCTTGATCGACACATCCGCCTGCTCGAACATTTTCGACACACGCAGAAAATCCGGTGTCAACCGTTCCAGCAGATTCCCACTGCGAACTTCCTGCAGTGCATTACGGATCATCAAGTCTGCAGAAGTATCATCAGCACGTCCGCCGTAACCCACAACTGTATTCAGTCGATCGATTGCCCGGGTCTGGGGGGACAGACCTTTGGTCAATACAAGGGCAATCCCACCAATCAGGCCGGATACGCCGATAAAAACTAACAACGCTAAAATCAGTGGACTCATGGTGTCTATCCTCAGTACTCGCCGGGGAGGGGCCCTCGGTAATGGTGGTTAATCTCTCAGTAGTACGCGTTCTGTGAACATATTCGAAGGCAACTTAATTCCTTTGGCTTCCAGCCGGGCGACAAACGAAGGCCGAACTCCCGTTGCTTCGAACTGGCCGAATGCACGACCCTGGGGATCGACACCCATCTGACGATAACGGAAGATTTCCTGCATAATGATGACATCCTGCTCCATATTCATCACTTCGGTGATGCTGGTAATCTTTCTGGGGCCACCCTGCAGACGGTTTGCCTGAACCACCAGATCGACTGCCGAGGAAATCTGTTGCCGCATCGCTTTGATCGGCAACTCGAATCCCGCCATCATGATCATGGTTTCCAGTCGGCTCATGGCATCCCGCACGGTGTTGGCGTGCAGGGTGGTCATGGAACCAGAGTGACCGGTATTCATGGCCTGAAGCATGTCCAGCGTTTCGGATCCACGGCACTCGCCGATGATGATCCGCTCAGGACGCATCCGCAACGCATTCTTCACCAGGTCGCGGGTGTTCACCGCACCTTTCCCTTCAATATTTGGTGGGCGGGTTTCTAACCGCACCACGTGATCCTGCTGCATCTGCAATTCGGCAGCATCTTCGATCGTGACAATTCGCTCATCCCCAGGGATAAAGCTCGACAGTGTATTCAGCAGGGTGGTTTTACCGCAACCAGTACCCCCGGAGATTACCACGTTCAGTCGAGACTTGATGCAGGCTTCGAGCAGCATCGCCATTTCCGGAGACATTGCCTTATAGCCCAGCAAATCTTCGAGTTTCAGCGGATTCGCACCGAATCGCCGAATCGACAGCGACGCACCATCCAGTGCGATCGGTGGGATCACCGCATTCACCCGCGAACCATCTGGAAGGCGGGCATCGCACAACGGGCTGGTTTCATCCACTCGCCGACCCACTTTGGAAACAATCCGGTCAATAATCTGCAACAAATGGTCGTTGTCGCGAAAATTGATGTCGGTTTTTTCCAGCTTCCCACGCCGTTCGACGTACACATTTCTGGGACCGTTCACCAGAATATCCGAGATTGTCGGATCCTTCAGCAACGGCTCCAGTGGGCCAAAGCCCAGGGTCTCATCGAGGATTTCCTCGATCAGCTTTTCCCGCTCCATCCGGTTCAGCAGCGGGTTTTCCGTATCGCACAGATGTTCAATTACCCGCCGGATATCGCGTCGGAGGGCTTCTGAACCCAGATCCTTCACCCGCGTAAAGTCCAGCCGTTCCACCAGGCGGGCGTGGATGATTTTTTTCAATTCGTCGAAGTTTTTGCCGTTACCACTGCCACTGGTGGAGGGTGCACTGGTTGCAGAGAACCCGCGCATACTGCCATTCATGCTGTTCAGCTTCGACAAACCTTGTTGTAATCTCGACATAGAACTACTCGTGAGGTCTTTCAGGGTGCGTTAATATCTTGTGGGCGAAGATCAGCTAAACCAACCTTTCTTTTTCGCCGTTTCAGTCGTAACTTCCTGTCCTGTAATCGCTTGCGCCAAACCATGGATGCTCTGGTGCACTTTTGATTTCGGGGCAAACTTAATCAGTGGCATCCCAGCCACGCGGGAACCGATCATCGGCTTCGAATCGTTCGGAACCTGCCAGAAGACAGGCTTGCCGATCACTTCTTCCGCTTTTTTCACAGTGATGCCCTCTTCAAGCATCTCCGATCCAGCCCGGTTAATTACAATTCGCGTGCGGTCCCCCATGTCACCTTCCTGATTCAGGGTGTGGGTCAGACGGACCACATTCCGCAAACTGCTCAGCTCCAGTTGAGCTACCAGCAGAATACTCTCTGACATTCGCAAGGCCATCTGATCGGTGGCCAGCAGGCATTTGCTCAGGTCCACCACCAGGTGGCTATAGCTCAACTTCAACAAGTTTAGAATTCGTTCCACGTGAACTTCGTTAATTCCGACAATTTCATGAAGTTCGATGGGGTGACGAAGCACCGAAATCCCAGTTTCGCGGTGCTTGATCATCGCTCTTCGCAGATAATTCATATCCAGGCGTTCAATATTGCGCGCCAGATCGCCCATACTGATCGTGTCGCTGGTGGGCAATTCGACCGCAATGTCGGCATCGCCCATTGCCAGATCG is a genomic window containing:
- a CDS encoding type II secretion system F family protein — its product is MSPLILALLVFIGVSGLIGGIALVLTKGLSPQTRAIDRLNTVVGYGGRADDTSADLMIRNALQEVRSGNLLERLTPDFLRVSKMFEQADVSIKPSALFGIALGLALVGALLSAAFANIYVAPVGAAMLGVLPFGWLWFKRASRLKAFAGQLPEAMELTARALRAGHALSSGLHTVSNEMPNPIAKEFKRVYEEQNYGVAIEEALFNMCERVPNLDLKFFVTSVAIQRQTGGDLAEILDRIGYVIRERFKILGQVKALTAEGRLSGIVLIAMPIGLFIMMLFMKPDYISLLWTDPMGVQMSVGAIVLMLIGSYAIKKIIDIKV
- a CDS encoding AAA family ATPase, producing the protein MRRIAIVDPDELSRESLRAMLLGVDFVWLEAECARYEYFYDVIQNSVPDLILVSLDGDKNKALNMVSQLTAEYRNLPIITVSRDSQALLQSLQRGAAHFLTTPITLEDLVTSLRKVLSARDSGPMDRPGSSGGSTISGPAESGQIISVLGSRGGVGCTSLAVNLAASLASFPETSVALIDLDLAMGDADIAVELPTSDTISMGDLARNIERLDMNYLRRAMIKHRETGISVLRHPIELHEIVGINEVHVERILNLLKLSYSHLVVDLSKCLLATDQMALRMSESILLVAQLELSSLRNVVRLTHTLNQEGDMGDRTRIVINRAGSEMLEEGITVKKAEEVIGKPVFWQVPNDSKPMIGSRVAGMPLIKFAPKSKVHQSIHGLAQAITGQEVTTETAKKKGWFS
- a CDS encoding CpaF family protein, producing the protein MSRLQQGLSKLNSMNGSMRGFSATSAPSTSGSGNGKNFDELKKIIHARLVERLDFTRVKDLGSEALRRDIRRVIEHLCDTENPLLNRMEREKLIEEILDETLGFGPLEPLLKDPTISDILVNGPRNVYVERRGKLEKTDINFRDNDHLLQIIDRIVSKVGRRVDETSPLCDARLPDGSRVNAVIPPIALDGASLSIRRFGANPLKLEDLLGYKAMSPEMAMLLEACIKSRLNVVISGGTGCGKTTLLNTLSSFIPGDERIVTIEDAAELQMQQDHVVRLETRPPNIEGKGAVNTRDLVKNALRMRPERIIIGECRGSETLDMLQAMNTGHSGSMTTLHANTVRDAMSRLETMIMMAGFELPIKAMRQQISSAVDLVVQANRLQGGPRKITSITEVMNMEQDVIIMQEIFRYRQMGVDPQGRAFGQFEATGVRPSFVARLEAKGIKLPSNMFTERVLLRD
- a CDS encoding type II secretion system F family protein, whose product is MAVSLAEMTPIIIFVTVVGMVWALVTLFSKKQSKAEERFLRMGQGRPVEEEPESAKRFAGLREAIAQLGVAVEGKSDLEKNKLKTRLANAGFRSESAPLIYNGLRVLIIGLVLIPTAGVMLLTEGFTQNALIYSLLAGGLGFYIPQIGLHMLVSGRKKEIFLTLPDALDLLVVCVESGLGLDAAMRKVTEEMKDHAKTITEELNIANVQLQMGRTKREVLHDLGVRTGVDDVKALAAILIQADRFGSSIAQALRVQSDSMRTRRRQIAEEKAAKTAVQLIFPLVLFIFPAIFVVLVGPAAIQIQKGLLKGG